In Mercenaria mercenaria strain notata chromosome 13, MADL_Memer_1, whole genome shotgun sequence, the DNA window ttaatttaatgttctcgtcttaaatgttaaaaatctaCAAATGGAGATAATCCTGTTTTATTTCACGATAACAAAAGTTATGTGTCGTGTGTCCTATCCTTCTCTTCTCAAGGCTTCTGTGCCATCTGTCATCGTATGAAGTTATATTTAACTCTAGTTTGGTCAATCGAATTTGTAATGATGACTGTCTCATGTgtacttaatatttaatgttataAAAGCGAAAAGGCTTCTTCCCAgagttgctatattttctggacCTTTGCGATCATGGATTTCATTTTATGCCTGTAATAATTACACAGCAGTAATCGTTCGTAAAACTGTGAAACTTTTGTTCAGCAAACTTTATGGTGACATAAATTCCTTAACTGTATCCATCTGTTTTATGTTCTTTTGTGACTTTAAGTATCATTCACAGGAATATGTGAAGtccatatgtaataaaaatgttcacAAGTAGTAAATACTTCAAATCACAATTACAGTGTAATACAGTTGCTTATACAACAGCAAACAAGGAAACTTCCATTTATTCTAGAACACTCTCACATGACACAAAAGGCAGTTTTTGTGCTTTCTTTCTTTCACATACGGAAGAAGAAATCTTGCAACTTCCGGGTAATGAATGTCACTGTTATCTCCATTTTTGACAAGAAGCTGCAAATTCTCAATTGCCTGCTGCCTATGCACCGGTCGGTGAATGCTGTTGTAGGACAATGCCAGTAGAAAGTAGGCATACACAACCGCATCAACGAAAACAAAACCTTTGTGATCCGTATCGTCGTCTGTAAGTGGTTCCCGCTCTTTCAGCATCTGGATCGCTTCAGGAGCGTACGCAACCTCCCATGGACAAAATATTATTTCCAGAGCAGCCCATTCCATCAGAGACGGGGCATTTCCTAAGAGCGATGTGACCGACCGATGCTTCCGGAGGGCCAGTGGTCGTTTACATGACTTCATTCTCCTCGTTTTGTCACCGGTAGTGTTGACAATGTATTCGTTAAATTGTCGTAGCAGCTGCATGATGATTTTGATACTTTCATCGTAATTCTCGGTCATATAGTGAAAGGTGGCTAGTTTTAGTTTTGTAGCGGCAGCGTCAACACCAGCGGCGTCTTCAAGATATTTCTGGCCAGTTGGAAGAAGGGTTTGAGAACCTCCCTTTCGGTTGTACGGGTAAGTGTTTGATAACCCCATATATAATATACCAACATGGCTTTTAATCATCAGCTTGACGATTCCAGTGGCCGGCACGTCGGGAAAGTGTACCGGGTCTCGCATTGTTGGGTATTCCAGAAACATCGTCATCGCGTCAATCGTTCCCTGGATGTCGGGTCTCTCTGTTAGACGTAGAACTACTCGTATTGTTACATTGAACATTGTGTAACATCTCTCAACCATAGAAACATTTCGTTCACATCCTTCTGTGCCCCAGTGTGTATCGTAGCAGTCGCATCTGACTTGTATCTTGTGTCTCGCTAGAAGCATGTTCAGATTTGGTGGAAGGCACTGTAAAATACATTGCCATCCCTTCTCCAACAACCCTGTAACTAATGAAACCAGTCGGATTCTCGTATCTCCTTGCAAGCGGGGCAAAAATAGATTGTGGTTCGGAATGAAATAATGAGGCAAACTGCCATCCTCTAGGCATTGCAGTAATTTCTGAAGGCAGCCAACAAAACAGGATGCAAGTTTTTCTCTAGTCCACTCAGCTGGGTGGGTGCTTTCTACCATATGGAGCATAATGGTTTTCACATGATACGATGATATTCCTTCAAGAACCATTGGGTTGATGATGTAGGTAACAAGTAACTTCATCAGGAAGTAGCACTGCAGTTGCGTGATATTAAAAGTGCGAACGAGAAGCTTCTCGGCTAAAGAAAAAGACCATCGCCATTCGATATGCTTATTTGGACTTTGCGAATTTCCTATCGGGACAACATGGCAGCCGTGCTGGAGAATAAACTTCTTCAATTCTACAGTAGGCCAAATGTACCTCCTCACAC includes these proteins:
- the LOC123529868 gene encoding uncharacterized protein LOC123529868: MWNNAEQTDRDSLHLYELCCDVGMSADDVKLRNWLSDYSNSLFSLEGIANYGSDVDYMFHAINVGSFAEGIALERLGSDNNIMMTVSGTRVAPQRQSEGQGDMHLFKVIQTYHPSYVRLQCVFMGTSPSRSIMSTPNCCLADEQGRMILAGKLLIDAYSNNTTGTISAPAVSGVMRSQITPILCIHSPVWPLAAREWAFRVRRYIWPTVELKKFILQHGCHVVPIGNSQSPNKHIEWRWSFSLAEKLLVRTFNITQLQCYFLMKLLVTYIINPMVLEGISSYHVKTIMLHMVESTHPAEWTREKLASCFVGCLQKLLQCLEDGSLPHYFIPNHNLFLPRLQGDTRIRLVSLVTGLLEKGWQCILQCLPPNLNMLLARHKIQVRCDCYDTHWGTEGCERNVSMVERCYTMFNVTIRVVLRLTERPDIQGTIDAMTMFLEYPTMRDPVHFPDVPATGIVKLMIKSHVGILYMGLSNTYPYNRKGGSQTLLPTGQKYLEDAAGVDAAATKLKLATFHYMTENYDESIKIIMQLLRQFNEYIVNTTGDKTRRMKSCKRPLALRKHRSVTSLLGNAPSLMEWAALEIIFCPWEVAYAPEAIQMLKEREPLTDDDTDHKGFVFVDAVVYAYFLLALSYNSIHRPVHRQQAIENLQLLVKNGDNSDIHYPEVARFLLPYVKERKHKNCLLCHVRVF